DNA from Candidatus Omnitrophota bacterium:
CCATGCGCGGTAAATTCAGCTCTGCCTATTTCGCAGGGAAACTTCTCTCCCTCCGGCAGGAAGTAGACGGCTATCCAGCGGATATGGTGTTCTGTGGTATTGGGGTGCGCTATTTCTTTGCCTACGCTGACCGTGACCTTTGAAAATTCGCCTTTTTTCACCTTATCCAGCGCATCAATCGCCGGAGTATGCTTTTCCTTTTTCCAGTCTGCGGACTGGATCAAATCTTTTAGCTCTGTCATGACTCCCCCCCTCATTTCTTGTGTCGT
Protein-coding regions in this window:
- a CDS encoding class II SORL domain-containing protein, which encodes MTELKDLIQSADWKKEKHTPAIDALDKVKKGEFSKVTVSVGKEIAHPNTTEHHIRWIAVYFLPEGEKFPCEIGRAEFTAHGESGQGPNTSTIFTHPVATVSFKTEKPGTLLAASYCNIHGLWQSAKDIKVE